The Rhodopseudomonas palustris genome window below encodes:
- a CDS encoding phage major capsid protein has translation MDYDITHAPETKAGIAGDDAQQVYDTLMRTFEDYKAENDSRLQAIEKRRGDVLAEEKVARIDAALDAQQRKLDELALKAARPQLGSANSPIPAAREHKSAFDAYIRFGDTAGLRALETKAMSIGSNPDGGFLVPDELEHTIGERLAVVSPIRAIAAVRQISGNVYKKPFMITGPTTGWVGETAARPQTGSPQLDALSFPAMELYAMPAATANLLEDAVVNLDQWIAGEVELVFSVQEGAAFITGDGLGKPKGFLAYPTVANASWSWGNLGTIASGADGAFAASSPSDVLIDLIYGLKPGYRQNASFVMNRRTQAAVRKFKDSTGVYLWQPPATVSGRASLIGFPLVDAEDMPDIAANSLSIAFGDFQRGYLIVDRQGIRVLRDPYSAKPYVLFYTTKRVGGGVQDFDAIKLLKFAAS, from the coding sequence ATGGACTACGACATCACCCACGCCCCCGAGACCAAGGCCGGCATTGCCGGCGACGATGCGCAGCAGGTCTACGACACGCTGATGCGCACCTTCGAGGACTACAAGGCGGAGAACGATTCCCGCTTGCAGGCGATCGAGAAGCGGCGCGGCGATGTGCTGGCCGAGGAGAAGGTGGCGCGGATCGACGCCGCGCTCGACGCGCAGCAGCGCAAGCTCGACGAGCTGGCGCTGAAGGCGGCGCGGCCGCAGCTCGGCAGCGCGAACTCGCCGATTCCGGCGGCGCGCGAGCACAAGAGCGCGTTCGACGCCTATATCCGCTTCGGCGACACCGCCGGGCTGCGCGCGCTGGAAACCAAGGCGATGTCGATCGGCTCCAATCCCGACGGCGGCTTCCTGGTGCCGGACGAGCTGGAGCACACCATCGGCGAGCGGCTGGCGGTGGTCTCGCCGATCCGCGCGATCGCCGCGGTGCGGCAGATCTCCGGCAACGTCTACAAGAAGCCGTTCATGATCACCGGCCCCACCACCGGCTGGGTCGGCGAGACCGCGGCGCGGCCGCAGACCGGCTCGCCGCAGCTCGACGCGCTGTCGTTCCCGGCGATGGAGCTGTATGCGATGCCGGCGGCGACCGCGAACCTGCTGGAAGACGCCGTCGTCAATCTCGACCAGTGGATCGCCGGCGAGGTCGAACTGGTGTTCTCGGTGCAGGAAGGCGCGGCCTTCATCACCGGCGACGGCCTCGGCAAGCCGAAGGGCTTTCTCGCCTACCCGACGGTGGCGAACGCGTCGTGGAGCTGGGGCAATCTCGGCACCATCGCCTCCGGCGCCGACGGCGCCTTCGCCGCATCGAGCCCGTCCGACGTGCTGATCGACCTGATCTACGGGCTGAAGCCGGGCTACCGCCAGAACGCCTCGTTCGTGATGAACCGGCGCACCCAGGCGGCGGTCCGCAAGTTCAAGGACTCCACCGGCGTCTATCTGTGGCAGCCGCCGGCGACCGTCTCCGGCCGCGCCAGCCTGATCGGCTTCCCGCTGGTCGATGCCGAAGACATGCCGGATATCGCCGCGAACTCGCTCAGCATCGCGTTCGGCGACTTCCAGCGCGGCTATCTGATCGTCGACCGCCAGGGCATCCGCGTCCTGCGCGACCCGTATTCCGCCAAGCCCTACGTGCTGTTCTACACCACCAAGCGCGTCGGCGGCGGCGTGCAGGATTTCGACGCGATCAAGCTGCTGAAATTCGCGGCGAGCTGA
- a CDS encoding macro domain-containing protein — protein sequence MTIKLVTGNLLEQRVDAIVNTVNTVGVMGKGIALQFKRKWPANAKAYEAACKRGDVVPGKMFVFDNGGLVEPKFIINFPTKRHWRQPSRMADIDAGLVDLVAQVKRLNIRSIAIPPLGCGNGGLDWNLVRPRIEAAFRDLPDVQVQLFAPNDVSGVRELEPEAQRPRMTPGRAAILKLLSIYREMRYPLSQIEVQKLAYFLVSAGQDLGRLTFTKHTYGPYAAELRHVLTKMDGAYLHGVGDGSKPSEITVVGEALQEAEAFLESREDSETAQRVDKIARLIDGFETPYGMELLATVHWVATKGGATEIDPIVEAVCNWNERKRQIMTPAHIKAAHDRLIAERWV from the coding sequence ATGACGATCAAACTCGTGACGGGCAACCTGCTGGAGCAGCGCGTCGATGCGATCGTCAACACGGTCAACACCGTCGGCGTGATGGGCAAGGGCATCGCGCTGCAGTTCAAGCGCAAATGGCCCGCCAATGCCAAGGCTTACGAGGCCGCCTGCAAACGCGGCGACGTCGTTCCCGGCAAGATGTTCGTGTTCGACAATGGCGGCCTCGTCGAACCGAAATTCATCATCAACTTCCCCACCAAAAGGCATTGGCGCCAGCCATCACGGATGGCGGATATCGACGCCGGGCTCGTCGACCTGGTCGCGCAGGTCAAGCGCTTGAACATTCGATCGATCGCCATTCCGCCGTTGGGCTGCGGCAATGGTGGTCTCGATTGGAATCTCGTACGCCCCCGCATCGAGGCGGCCTTCCGAGACCTGCCGGACGTTCAGGTTCAACTGTTCGCGCCCAACGACGTTTCCGGCGTGCGCGAGCTTGAACCCGAGGCGCAAAGGCCGCGGATGACCCCCGGGCGCGCCGCGATTCTCAAGCTGCTCTCGATCTATCGGGAGATGCGCTACCCGCTGAGCCAGATCGAGGTGCAGAAGCTCGCTTATTTTCTCGTGAGCGCGGGCCAGGATCTCGGCCGACTGACATTCACGAAGCACACTTATGGTCCGTACGCCGCGGAGCTCCGTCATGTGCTGACGAAGATGGACGGCGCTTACTTGCATGGCGTCGGCGATGGCTCGAAGCCATCCGAAATCACAGTCGTCGGCGAGGCGTTGCAGGAGGCCGAGGCCTTCCTCGAGTCCCGGGAGGACAGCGAGACCGCTCAACGCGTCGACAAAATCGCCCGGCTGATCGACGGGTTTGAAACCCCGTACGGCATGGAATTGCTCGCCACCGTCCACTGGGTCGCGACCAAAGGCGGCGCAACCGAGATCGACCCCATCGTTGAAGCCGTCTGCAATTGGAACGAGCGCAAGCGGCAGATCATGACGCCCGCGCACATCAAGGCGGCGCACGACAGACTGATCGCCGAGCGCTGGGTGTGA
- a CDS encoding DUF4433 domain-containing protein: MQPPVPTPIFHITAIDNLVSVAAQGALLAKHQAAARGLIAANIAYDHIQGRRAVRNVPIAPGGTLHDYVPFYFAPRSPMLYTINQGNVPGCDYRQDDIVHLASTAQIVGDGGHRFVFSDIHAALDYARFFDDLASLAKIDWRIFFEAPLREGYCQYWQNRQSPLHHVRRLEIRQAEFLVHQQLPVAAVSEIGVRTDQAAERVRQALAGSGWNPTVRVVPGWYF, translated from the coding sequence GTGCAGCCCCCCGTCCCGACTCCGATTTTCCACATCACGGCCATCGACAATCTAGTCTCGGTCGCGGCCCAGGGCGCGCTGCTGGCGAAGCATCAGGCCGCCGCGCGGGGGCTGATCGCGGCGAACATCGCTTATGATCATATTCAGGGCCGCCGGGCGGTGCGGAATGTGCCGATCGCTCCAGGAGGCACCCTGCATGACTATGTCCCGTTCTATTTCGCGCCGCGATCGCCGATGCTCTACACCATCAACCAGGGCAACGTGCCGGGTTGCGACTATCGGCAAGACGACATCGTCCATCTCGCCTCAACCGCACAGATCGTGGGCGACGGCGGTCACCGATTCGTGTTCTCGGATATTCATGCCGCCCTGGATTATGCGCGGTTTTTCGACGACCTCGCCAGCCTGGCGAAAATCGACTGGAGGATCTTCTTCGAAGCCCCGCTGCGGGAGGGGTATTGTCAATACTGGCAGAATCGCCAATCTCCACTGCATCATGTGCGGCGTCTGGAGATTCGGCAGGCAGAGTTTCTGGTTCACCAGCAGCTGCCGGTTGCCGCCGTCTCGGAAATTGGCGTAAGAACCGACCAGGCAGCTGAGCGGGTCAGGCAAGCGCTAGCGGGCTCCGGCTGGAACCCGACGGTCAGGGTGGTGCCCGGCTGGTATTTTTGA
- a CDS encoding DNA-packaging protein yields MTDAFLRQAGTRTLARLQHDFATFAHPHQEHGEVGNNGGPWTTWLLLGGRGAGKTRTGAEWVRALAHGTPPYAERPHRRIALIGESWQDAREVMVEGESGLLRCSPRAERPEWIASRRRLEWRNGAVGQVFSADDPESLRGPQFDAAWCDELAKWRYAEACFDTLQFGLRLGLQPRQLVTTTPRPLPLIKRLLTDPRTRVTRAPTKANADHLSPAFLDAVVGRYAGTRMGRQELDGDLIEDRADALWSRALIETCRVAQPPGLARVVVAIDPPGTSKVGADACGIVAVGRSDSGAYYVLEDASAAGLSPAAWAAKAVALYHRLDADTLIAEVNMGGEMVRAVLRETDGAVPLKEVRASRGKYVRAEPVAALYEQGKVKHVGCFPLLEDEMCDFGIDGLSSGRSPDRLDALVWAITGLMNGRNAGGPRIRQL; encoded by the coding sequence ATGACGGACGCGTTCCTGCGGCAGGCGGGGACGCGGACGCTGGCGCGGCTGCAGCATGATTTCGCGACCTTCGCGCATCCGCATCAGGAGCATGGCGAGGTTGGCAACAATGGCGGGCCGTGGACGACCTGGCTGCTGCTCGGCGGCCGCGGCGCCGGCAAGACGCGGACCGGCGCCGAATGGGTGCGGGCGCTGGCGCATGGTACGCCGCCTTATGCCGAGCGGCCGCATCGCCGGATCGCGCTGATCGGCGAAAGCTGGCAGGACGCCCGCGAGGTGATGGTGGAGGGCGAGTCCGGCCTGCTGCGCTGTTCGCCGCGCGCCGAGCGGCCGGAGTGGATCGCGTCGCGGCGGCGGCTGGAATGGCGCAATGGCGCGGTCGGGCAGGTGTTCTCCGCCGACGATCCGGAAAGCCTGCGGGGGCCGCAATTCGACGCCGCGTGGTGCGACGAACTGGCGAAATGGCGCTACGCCGAGGCCTGCTTCGATACGCTGCAATTCGGGCTGCGGCTGGGCCTGCAGCCGCGCCAACTGGTCACCACGACGCCGCGGCCGCTGCCGCTGATCAAGCGGCTGTTGACCGATCCGCGCACGCGGGTGACGCGCGCGCCGACCAAGGCGAATGCCGATCATCTGTCGCCGGCGTTTCTCGATGCCGTGGTCGGCCGCTATGCCGGCACCCGGATGGGGCGGCAGGAACTCGACGGCGACCTGATCGAGGACCGCGCCGATGCGCTGTGGTCGCGGGCGCTGATCGAAACCTGCCGCGTCGCGCAGCCGCCGGGGCTGGCGCGCGTGGTGGTGGCGATCGACCCGCCGGGGACGTCGAAGGTCGGCGCGGATGCCTGCGGCATCGTCGCCGTCGGCCGCAGCGACAGCGGCGCTTACTACGTGCTGGAAGACGCCTCCGCCGCAGGGTTGTCGCCGGCCGCCTGGGCGGCGAAGGCGGTGGCGCTGTATCACCGGCTCGACGCCGACACGCTGATCGCCGAAGTCAACATGGGCGGCGAGATGGTGCGCGCGGTGCTGCGCGAGACCGACGGGGCGGTGCCGCTGAAGGAAGTCCGCGCCAGCCGCGGCAAATATGTGCGCGCCGAGCCGGTCGCGGCGCTGTACGAGCAGGGCAAGGTCAAGCATGTCGGCTGCTTCCCGCTGCTCGAAGACGAAATGTGCGACTTCGGCATCGACGGCCTCTCGTCGGGCCGCTCACCGGACCGGCTCGACGCGCTGGTGTGGGCGATCACCGGGCTGATGAACGGCCGCAATGCCGGCGGGCCGCGGATCAGGCAGTTGTGA
- a CDS encoding S1 family peptidase encodes MLRRSTLALLFAAAVAAPASAMVGGARDATDGLGRALVTIVGSRGNFCSGALIAPDLVLSAAHCVAPGADYKVVQRDAQGQPQLRDIRRLAAHPRFDQRAIQANRATADVALLQLTAPLSGKTPLPFGAPGDPLQAGQRFTVAGIGVAQRGDGKSGGTARSAELIATGRPGRLQIRLVDPMTNNTRDGQGACTGDSGGPALQQQDGRALVIGVVSWSTGANNASGCGGLTGVTPLTLYRDWIETTARSWGSTLAK; translated from the coding sequence ATGCTCCGCCGCTCCACACTCGCTCTGCTCTTCGCCGCCGCGGTCGCCGCTCCCGCTTCCGCGATGGTCGGCGGCGCGCGCGACGCGACCGACGGACTCGGCCGCGCGCTCGTCACCATCGTCGGCTCGCGCGGCAATTTCTGTTCCGGCGCGCTGATCGCGCCCGATCTGGTGCTGAGCGCCGCGCATTGCGTCGCGCCCGGCGCGGACTACAAGGTCGTGCAACGCGACGCGCAGGGGCAGCCGCAGCTCCGCGACATCCGCCGCCTCGCTGCGCACCCGCGCTTCGACCAGCGCGCGATCCAGGCCAACCGCGCCACCGCCGACGTCGCGCTGCTGCAGCTCACGGCTCCGCTATCCGGCAAGACGCCGCTGCCGTTCGGCGCGCCGGGCGATCCGCTGCAAGCCGGGCAGCGCTTCACCGTCGCCGGCATCGGCGTGGCGCAGCGCGGCGACGGCAAGAGCGGCGGCACGGCGCGTAGCGCCGAACTGATCGCCACCGGCCGCCCCGGCCGGCTGCAGATCCGCCTGGTCGATCCGATGACCAACAACACCCGCGACGGCCAGGGCGCCTGCACCGGCGATTCCGGCGGCCCGGCGCTGCAGCAGCAGGACGGCCGCGCATTGGTGATCGGCGTGGTGTCGTGGTCGACCGGCGCGAACAACGCGAGCGGCTGCGGCGGCCTCACCGGCGTCACGCCCTTGACGCTGTATCGCGACTGGATCGAGACCACGGCGCGTAGCTGGGGTTCGACGCTGGCGAAGTAA
- a CDS encoding head-tail connector protein, with product MSAILLAGPVVEPWTLAELKAFLRLDHDDDDSVIASLQAAARAQIEAMTRRALLLQSWRITRDAWPRDGRIALRIGPLRALLAARVLDAQGTAHPIDVENFVVDTSDGVIAAPVWSLREPGRSAGGIVLDVELGYGTHASDVPELLRHAVRTLAAHWYDNRGMAAIGGSVAMLPGSVAAMIASFRVPAL from the coding sequence ATGTCGGCGATTTTGCTGGCGGGGCCGGTGGTGGAGCCGTGGACGCTCGCCGAGTTGAAGGCGTTCCTGCGCCTCGATCACGACGACGACGATTCGGTGATCGCGTCGCTGCAGGCCGCGGCGCGCGCGCAGATCGAGGCGATGACGCGGCGCGCGCTGCTTTTGCAGAGCTGGCGGATCACGCGCGACGCCTGGCCGCGCGACGGCCGCATTGCGCTGCGGATCGGGCCGCTGCGGGCGCTGCTCGCGGCGCGGGTGCTCGACGCGCAGGGCACGGCGCATCCGATCGACGTCGAGAACTTCGTGGTCGATACGTCCGACGGCGTGATCGCCGCGCCTGTGTGGTCGCTGCGGGAGCCGGGGCGCAGCGCCGGCGGCATCGTGCTCGACGTCGAGCTCGGCTACGGCACGCACGCCTCGGACGTGCCGGAACTGCTGCGCCACGCGGTGCGGACGCTGGCGGCGCATTGGTACGACAATCGCGGCATGGCGGCGATCGGCGGCAGCGTGGCGATGCTGCCGGGCAGCGTCGCGGCGATGATCGCGAGCTTCCGGGTGCCGGCGCTGTGA
- a CDS encoding head-tail adaptor protein: MIDPGRLNTRLTLQAPVESDDGQGGVVRSYAPQAVVWARVVQHAAREGVDADADRAMLRVAITLRGGVALTRAHRLIDGARIYRIVSWRKRDAGTWLEIDAETRLG; the protein is encoded by the coding sequence GTGATCGATCCGGGCCGACTGAACACGCGGCTGACGCTGCAGGCGCCGGTCGAGAGTGACGACGGGCAGGGCGGCGTGGTCCGCAGCTACGCGCCGCAAGCCGTGGTGTGGGCGCGGGTCGTTCAGCACGCGGCGCGCGAGGGCGTCGATGCCGATGCCGACCGAGCGATGCTGCGCGTGGCGATCACGCTGCGCGGCGGCGTCGCGCTGACGCGGGCGCATCGGTTGATCGATGGCGCGCGGATCTATCGCATCGTGTCGTGGCGCAAACGCGACGCCGGCACCTGGCTCGAGATCGATGCCGAGACGCGGCTGGGTTGA
- a CDS encoding DUF3168 domain-containing protein — protein sequence MPTAPVALRAAIHQALSSNSGLLAALGGARVYDEPPRDAALPYVTLGEARISDASADDSPMQEHQLTLHAWSRQGGHREAHVITGALLQALDDAPLQPAGHRLVNLRFALADIRREPDGRTYHALVRFRAVTEPNN from the coding sequence ATGCCCACCGCACCCGTGGCGCTGCGCGCTGCGATCCATCAGGCGCTTAGTTCGAACAGCGGACTACTCGCCGCGCTCGGCGGCGCGCGGGTCTATGACGAGCCGCCGCGCGACGCGGCGTTGCCTTATGTCACGCTCGGCGAGGCGCGGATCAGCGATGCTTCCGCCGACGATTCGCCGATGCAGGAGCATCAGCTCACGCTGCACGCCTGGTCGCGGCAGGGCGGGCATAGAGAGGCGCATGTCATCACCGGCGCGCTGCTGCAGGCGCTCGACGACGCGCCGCTGCAGCCCGCCGGCCACCGCCTGGTCAATCTGCGCTTCGCGCTCGCCGATATCCGCCGCGAGCCCGACGGCCGCACCTATCACGCATTGGTGCGGTTCCGCGCCGTCACCGAACCGAACAATTAG
- a CDS encoding phage major tail protein, TP901-1 family produces MGAQKGKDLLVKISDGSTYVTVAGLRSRRIAFNAELVDITHAESVERWRELLAGAGVRRASISGRGLFKDAASDALVRSAFFNGLISDCQLIVPDFGAISGPFQIASLEFAGEHNGEVTFDVTLESAGALGFAAL; encoded by the coding sequence ATGGGCGCACAGAAGGGCAAGGATCTGCTGGTCAAGATCAGCGACGGCAGTACTTACGTCACCGTCGCGGGGCTGCGCAGCCGCAGAATCGCGTTCAACGCCGAACTGGTCGACATCACTCACGCCGAATCCGTCGAGCGCTGGCGCGAGCTGCTGGCCGGCGCCGGCGTCCGCCGCGCCTCGATCTCCGGCCGCGGCCTGTTCAAGGACGCGGCCTCCGACGCGCTGGTGCGAAGTGCGTTCTTCAACGGGCTGATCAGCGACTGCCAGCTGATCGTGCCGGATTTCGGCGCGATCTCCGGTCCGTTCCAGATCGCCAGCCTCGAATTCGCCGGCGAGCACAATGGCGAGGTGACGTTCGACGTCACGCTGGAAAGCGCCGGCGCGCTCGGCTTCGCAGCGCTGTGA
- a CDS encoding gene transfer agent family protein translates to MANRHRGEIEAEIGGRTRTLVLTLGALAELESAFAASDLVALAQRFGSGHLSARDLVRIIAAGLRGAGEAVSDDEVAAMTVAGGATGYATIAAELIAATFGEAA, encoded by the coding sequence ATGGCCAACAGACATCGCGGTGAGATCGAGGCGGAGATCGGCGGCAGGACGCGCACGCTGGTGCTGACGCTGGGCGCGCTGGCCGAATTGGAGAGCGCGTTCGCGGCGTCCGACCTTGTGGCGCTGGCGCAGCGCTTCGGCAGCGGGCATCTGTCGGCGCGCGATCTGGTGCGGATCATCGCGGCGGGCCTGCGCGGCGCCGGCGAGGCGGTGAGCGACGACGAGGTCGCGGCGATGACGGTCGCGGGCGGCGCCACCGGCTATGCGACGATCGCGGCCGAGCTGATCGCCGCGACCTTCGGCGAAGCGGCGTGA
- a CDS encoding rcc01693 family protein: MTPFPWAEAMQFGFGVLRLSPDQFWRMTPRELASALIGARGGIAAPLDRGGLDDLMRRYPDHQEQAR; encoded by the coding sequence GTGACGCCGTTTCCCTGGGCCGAGGCGATGCAATTCGGCTTCGGCGTGTTGCGGCTGTCGCCGGATCAGTTCTGGCGGATGACGCCGCGCGAGCTCGCCAGCGCGCTGATCGGCGCGCGCGGCGGGATCGCGGCGCCGCTCGATCGCGGCGGTCTCGACGACCTGATGCGGCGCTATCCCGATCACCAGGAGCAGGCGCGATGA
- a CDS encoding phage tail tape measure protein: MTSNCEDCDCDCVDETSQKVDQLTTKTQALSSEAKGFARAMTSAFSQSVTGGKQFEDVLKSLVLRVSDLALKAALKPLTSGLATGFDGLFSGLFGGATKAADGAIKPFAAGGVIGTPTYFPMLGGGVGLAGEAGPEAILPLQRGPDGKLGVASQGGGSVINIQIATPDADSFRRSESYVTGQIARAVSRGQRGL; this comes from the coding sequence ATGACGAGCAACTGCGAGGACTGCGACTGCGACTGCGTCGACGAGACGTCGCAGAAGGTCGACCAGCTCACCACCAAGACCCAGGCGCTGAGCAGCGAGGCCAAGGGCTTCGCCCGCGCGATGACCAGCGCGTTCTCGCAGTCGGTCACCGGCGGCAAGCAGTTCGAGGACGTGCTGAAGTCGCTGGTGCTGAGGGTCTCGGACCTGGCGCTGAAGGCGGCGCTGAAGCCGCTGACGAGCGGCCTCGCCACCGGCTTCGACGGCCTGTTCTCGGGCCTGTTCGGCGGCGCCACCAAGGCGGCCGACGGCGCGATCAAGCCGTTTGCGGCGGGCGGGGTGATCGGCACGCCGACCTACTTTCCGATGCTCGGCGGCGGCGTCGGGCTCGCGGGCGAAGCGGGGCCGGAGGCGATCCTGCCGCTGCAGCGCGGGCCGGACGGCAAGCTCGGTGTCGCCAGCCAGGGCGGCGGCAGCGTGATCAACATCCAGATCGCGACGCCCGACGCCGACAGCTTCCGCCGCTCGGAGAGCTACGTCACTGGCCAGATCGCGCGCGCCGTCTCGCGCGGGCAGCGCGGGCTGTGA
- a CDS encoding DUF2460 domain-containing protein, whose amino-acid sequence MTAFHEILFPLDIALKSAGGPERRTEIVSFGSGREQRNARWAESRRRFDAGYGVRTLEALQAVVAFFEERRGQLYGFRWRDRLDSSSAAPGHPPSPLDQGIGIGDGATANYQLVKSYGAGFAPYARRIAKPVAGSVRVAVNGVEATGGFVVDITTGVVTFLAGHIPPPGAAVTAGYQFDVPVRFDTDYLEVDLSAFSAGAIPKIPVVEIGV is encoded by the coding sequence ATGACCGCATTCCACGAGATCCTGTTCCCGCTCGACATCGCGCTGAAGAGCGCGGGCGGGCCGGAGCGGCGGACCGAGATCGTGTCGTTCGGCTCCGGCCGCGAGCAGCGCAATGCGCGCTGGGCGGAGTCGCGGCGGCGGTTCGACGCCGGCTACGGCGTCCGCACGCTGGAAGCGCTGCAGGCGGTGGTGGCGTTCTTCGAGGAGCGGCGCGGGCAGCTCTACGGCTTCCGCTGGCGCGACCGGCTGGACTCGTCGTCGGCCGCGCCGGGGCATCCGCCGTCGCCGCTCGATCAGGGCATCGGCATCGGCGACGGCGCGACCGCGAACTATCAATTGGTGAAGAGCTATGGCGCAGGCTTTGCGCCCTATGCGCGGCGGATCGCCAAGCCGGTCGCGGGATCGGTGCGCGTCGCGGTGAATGGCGTCGAGGCGACGGGCGGCTTCGTCGTCGATATCACCACCGGCGTGGTGACGTTCCTCGCCGGCCACATCCCGCCGCCGGGCGCGGCAGTGACCGCCGGCTATCAGTTCGACGTGCCGGTGCGGTTCGACACTGATTATCTCGAAGTCGACCTGTCGGCGTTCTCCGCCGGCGCGATCCCGAAAATTCCGGTGGTCGAGATCGGGGTATGA
- a CDS encoding DUF2163 domain-containing protein: protein MRSISSALQAKLDSGATTLAQCWIVRRRDGGVLGFTDHDRDLLIEGVSCRAGTGFAASEAAQRFDLSVDGAEISGALSDDLLREADLAAGRYDAATVESWLVDWSDPSLRVLTARGSVGEVRREGQAFTAELRGLADLLSQESGRLYTAGCGADLGDGRCRVDINHPTLRGAGHVTAALGTSTLAVAGLEAYAAGLFSAGRLSWTSGANAGAAIEIKQHRVVAGEVRLSLWQAMAEPVAAGDGFVVTAGCDKQFATCRDRFGNGVNFRGFPQIPGNDFVVGYPVPGAPGHGGGSIGGGYGGGGAGGGIG from the coding sequence ATGCGCTCCATTTCCTCCGCGTTGCAAGCGAAACTCGACTCCGGCGCGACCACGCTCGCTCAGTGCTGGATCGTGCGGCGGCGCGACGGCGGCGTGCTCGGCTTCACCGATCACGATCGCGATCTGCTGATCGAAGGCGTGAGCTGCCGGGCCGGGACCGGCTTTGCGGCCTCGGAGGCGGCGCAGCGGTTCGATCTGTCGGTCGACGGCGCCGAGATTTCCGGCGCTCTGTCCGACGATCTGCTGCGCGAGGCCGATCTCGCCGCCGGGCGCTACGACGCAGCGACGGTCGAGAGCTGGCTGGTCGACTGGAGCGATCCGTCGCTGCGGGTGCTGACCGCGCGCGGTTCGGTCGGCGAGGTGCGGCGCGAGGGGCAGGCGTTCACCGCGGAGCTGCGCGGGCTCGCCGATCTGCTGTCGCAGGAAAGCGGGCGGCTCTACACCGCGGGTTGCGGCGCCGATCTCGGCGACGGCCGCTGCCGCGTCGATATCAATCACCCGACACTGCGCGGCGCCGGCCACGTCACCGCCGCGCTCGGAACCTCGACGCTGGCGGTGGCCGGGCTCGAAGCCTATGCGGCGGGGCTGTTCAGCGCCGGCCGGCTGAGCTGGACCAGCGGCGCCAATGCCGGCGCGGCGATCGAGATCAAGCAGCATCGCGTCGTTGCGGGCGAGGTCCGGCTGTCGCTGTGGCAGGCGATGGCCGAGCCGGTCGCGGCCGGCGACGGCTTCGTGGTCACGGCGGGCTGCGACAAGCAGTTCGCCACCTGCCGCGACCGCTTCGGCAATGGCGTCAATTTCCGCGGCTTCCCGCAGATCCCCGGCAATGATTTCGTCGTCGGCTATCCGGTGCCCGGCGCGCCCGGCCATGGCGGCGGCTCGATCGGCGGCGGATATGGCGGCGGCGGCGCCGGCGGCGGCATCGGTTAG
- a CDS encoding NlpC/P60 family protein, with protein sequence MSRTVARDALVAEARSWIGTRYRHQASVKGVGCDCLGLVRGVWRSCIGDEPEAPPPYAPDWAEAQGAETLAEAALRHLRPIAPDAFGAGDVLLFRWRERCVAKHVAIASSATTMIHAHDGASVCEIAIAPWWRRRLAYAFSFPGVVE encoded by the coding sequence ATGAGCAGAACTGTTGCCCGCGACGCGCTGGTGGCCGAGGCGCGGAGCTGGATCGGCACGCGCTATCGGCATCAGGCGTCGGTGAAGGGCGTCGGCTGCGACTGCCTGGGGCTGGTGCGCGGCGTCTGGCGCAGCTGCATCGGCGACGAGCCGGAAGCGCCGCCGCCTTACGCGCCGGACTGGGCCGAGGCGCAGGGCGCGGAGACGCTGGCGGAGGCGGCGCTGCGGCACCTTCGGCCGATCGCGCCGGATGCGTTCGGCGCCGGCGACGTGCTGCTGTTCCGTTGGCGCGAGCGCTGCGTCGCCAAGCACGTCGCGATCGCGAGTTCGGCGACGACGATGATCCATGCCCATGACGGCGCGTCGGTCTGCGAGATCGCGATCGCGCCCTGGTGGCGGCGACGGCTGGCTTATGCGTTCAGCTTTCCGGGGGTGGTGGAGTAA